One part of the Cyclobacteriaceae bacterium genome encodes these proteins:
- a CDS encoding NAD(P)-binding domain-containing protein: MSTSKRVCVIGAGPSGIAAAKNLLDEHHEVVVYDYGNEVGGNWVFSDKPSHSSVFETTHIISSKTLSQYDDFPMPEDYPDYPSHQQLAAYFQAYAKRFNLYPHIEFHTLVVHCSRDSHGKWHVTTKKYENVKTEIFDALAVCNGHHWKPRYPEYPGEFTGKFIHSHDVKRFSDFADQRVLVIGGGNSACDVAVESCRVSQTTDISWRRGYWVIPKFIFGKPSDTIGGALINLLPAFVSRKLTSMLVRIIQGKNKRYGLPEPEHDFGFHHPTLNSELFYFIRHGKIKPRPDIKRLDGQTVHFTDGTSGEYDIIVACTGYWIDHPFFDKSFIDYSHGDVPLYLRMFHPEIPNLYFIGLFQPIGCIWPGSELQSKLMARELSEKWKRPDNLAELAQREVNHPDYKQIKTPRHTITVDYHAFRKRLLKALK; this comes from the coding sequence ATGTCAACATCGAAACGAGTATGTGTTATCGGGGCGGGGCCTTCGGGCATCGCGGCCGCTAAAAACCTGCTGGATGAACATCATGAAGTTGTGGTGTACGACTACGGCAATGAAGTGGGTGGCAATTGGGTTTTCAGCGACAAGCCCTCGCACTCCAGTGTGTTTGAAACCACACACATCATCAGCTCGAAAACGCTTTCGCAGTACGATGACTTTCCCATGCCGGAGGATTACCCGGATTACCCTTCTCATCAACAACTGGCCGCTTACTTCCAGGCGTACGCCAAACGATTCAACCTATATCCGCACATTGAGTTTCATACCCTGGTGGTGCATTGCTCACGCGACTCACACGGCAAGTGGCATGTAACCACTAAAAAGTACGAAAATGTAAAAACTGAAATCTTTGACGCCTTGGCCGTATGCAACGGGCACCACTGGAAACCACGATACCCCGAATATCCAGGCGAGTTTACGGGCAAGTTTATACACTCGCATGATGTAAAACGATTTTCTGATTTTGCCGATCAGCGCGTGTTGGTGATCGGGGGCGGTAACTCAGCGTGTGATGTGGCGGTTGAGTCTTGCCGTGTTTCACAAACTACCGATATCAGTTGGCGCAGGGGGTACTGGGTTATTCCAAAATTTATTTTCGGCAAACCTTCCGATACCATAGGTGGTGCGTTGATTAACCTGTTGCCTGCGTTCGTTTCACGAAAGTTAACCAGTATGCTGGTGCGTATAATTCAGGGAAAAAATAAACGGTATGGCTTACCCGAACCTGAGCATGATTTTGGCTTTCATCACCCGACCTTAAACAGCGAATTATTCTACTTTATCCGGCATGGAAAAATAAAACCACGACCGGATATTAAAAGGCTGGATGGACAGACGGTTCACTTCACTGATGGAACCTCCGGTGAATACGATATCATAGTAGCCTGCACCGGGTATTGGATTGATCATCCGTTTTTTGATAAATCGTTTATCGACTATTCACACGGTGATGTGCCACTTTACCTGCGGATGTTCCATCCTGAAATTCCGAACCTGTATTTTATCGGATTGTTTCAACCTATTGGGTGCATCTGGCCGGGATCGGAGCTGCAAAGCAAACTGATGGCCCGTGAACTTTCTGAAAAATGGAAGCGACCGGACAACCTTGCGGAACTTGCCCAACGTGAAGTGAATCATCCAGATTACAAGCAAATAAAAACACCCCGTCACACGATAACGGTAGATTATCATGCGTTTAGAAAGCGCTTGCTAAAAGCCTTAAAGTAA
- a CDS encoding ABC transporter permease: MLKNFFKTAFRNILKYKSYSLINFVGLTSGIALTLLILVYVRHELSYDRFHEKTDRLYRLRYSAPNGLELATSPPPIAPKLKDEFSEIEEAARVYIRNVSISLPNSQEAFEENGIVFADSAFTDMFSLKFVKGNPKNALHDKFTVLINEEMAEKYFGDKDPIGESLIFSGRQSFKVVGVVKDFPENSHLRFNMLVPYDDMFDLEDERTEAVLRNNLSRNFVISHSYTYILLQHGATPDNINAGMDAFIKKHAEPTFLVGQVFTLMPVVDIHLKSTLLAEPTATNSMTNIFIFIGIGILTLLIASINYINLSTAQSFTRMKEIGIRKIMGSMKYQLIVQFLAESFLFCLVSLLMAYLVFDAALPLLNQLTGKHLEFLKVLDGELILLSLIVLILLSVLAGGYPAYFVSSFESVTALKGAGTTGDGNQFLRKSLVVVQLAIACMLLSGSLLIVKQLNYLSSRPVGFQREHVINIPLYSQNMNGYFQQRDSTFQIRLQTFRDIVEAQTGIRNTTLSSGSPGGGSVFRGTIPEGFTREDNIFAANMAIDYDFLKAYDMELIAGRAFSKDYPSDEPEGFIVNEAAVQQFNWGTPENALGKSINREGKNGYVVGVIKDFNFADLTTPISALLMAIDRNQFNTLSVRFENANVESTIARLEQEWNKLFPEKAFEFTFLDEQLNQQYSNFQNFGTIIQVFTAIAVLISCLGVYGLVLFTVKRKVKEIGVRKVLGANVGNILLLIYRDFALLILIGFILAIPASYYFMSEWFTNFIYHTDIDIFTYVVSLSLVLLIVSLTISYQAIRAAQANPVTSLRSE; encoded by the coding sequence ATGCTCAAAAACTTCTTCAAAACTGCCTTCCGGAATATCCTTAAGTATAAATCCTATTCACTAATCAACTTTGTTGGACTTACCAGCGGCATAGCCCTTACCCTGCTCATTCTGGTTTATGTTCGCCACGAACTGAGCTATGATCGCTTCCACGAAAAAACCGACCGGTTGTACCGGCTTCGGTATTCTGCGCCAAACGGGTTGGAACTTGCCACATCACCACCACCTATAGCACCTAAGTTAAAAGATGAGTTTTCGGAAATTGAGGAAGCAGCCCGTGTGTATATCCGGAATGTAAGCATAAGTCTACCGAACAGTCAGGAGGCTTTTGAAGAAAATGGGATTGTCTTTGCCGACTCAGCCTTTACCGATATGTTCTCACTGAAATTCGTAAAAGGGAATCCAAAAAATGCTTTGCACGATAAGTTTACGGTGTTGATAAACGAGGAAATGGCAGAGAAATATTTTGGTGATAAGGATCCGATCGGTGAGTCTCTGATTTTTTCCGGGAGACAATCCTTTAAAGTTGTGGGTGTAGTGAAAGACTTTCCTGAAAATTCCCACCTCCGCTTCAACATGCTGGTGCCCTATGACGATATGTTTGATCTTGAAGATGAACGTACGGAAGCTGTATTGCGCAATAACCTTTCCCGAAATTTTGTTATCAGTCATTCCTATACCTATATTTTACTACAACACGGTGCCACACCCGATAATATCAATGCCGGTATGGACGCCTTCATCAAGAAACATGCTGAACCGACTTTTCTGGTTGGGCAGGTGTTCACACTGATGCCAGTTGTCGACATACATTTAAAGAGCACCCTGCTGGCTGAGCCCACAGCCACCAATTCCATGACAAACATTTTCATTTTTATTGGAATAGGTATTCTTACGCTGCTAATCGCCTCCATTAACTACATTAATCTAAGCACGGCCCAGTCGTTTACTCGAATGAAGGAGATCGGCATCCGGAAAATTATGGGGTCGATGAAATACCAACTTATTGTTCAGTTTTTAGCAGAGAGCTTTTTGTTTTGTCTGGTCTCGTTGCTAATGGCTTACCTTGTTTTCGATGCTGCCTTACCCCTACTCAATCAGCTAACCGGTAAACACCTGGAATTTTTAAAGGTTTTGGATGGTGAACTGATTCTTTTATCATTGATCGTTCTGATCTTGTTATCCGTCTTAGCAGGCGGATATCCGGCATATTTTGTTTCCTCTTTTGAATCTGTAACAGCATTGAAAGGAGCCGGTACCACTGGCGATGGAAATCAGTTCTTGCGCAAATCATTGGTGGTGGTTCAACTGGCCATTGCATGCATGTTGCTGTCGGGCTCACTGCTCATTGTGAAACAATTGAATTATCTGAGCAGCCGGCCGGTAGGTTTTCAACGCGAACATGTGATTAATATTCCGTTGTACAGCCAGAACATGAACGGATACTTTCAACAGCGTGATTCTACTTTTCAAATTCGTTTACAAACCTTTCGCGATATTGTAGAAGCGCAAACCGGTATCCGGAACACCACATTATCCTCTGGTTCGCCCGGTGGTGGAAGCGTTTTCAGGGGCACCATTCCCGAAGGATTTACCCGCGAAGACAACATATTTGCTGCCAACATGGCCATCGATTACGATTTTCTAAAAGCGTATGACATGGAGTTGATTGCCGGCCGCGCCTTCAGCAAGGATTATCCATCAGACGAGCCTGAAGGGTTTATCGTAAATGAAGCAGCCGTACAACAGTTCAATTGGGGAACCCCGGAGAATGCATTGGGCAAATCCATCAACCGCGAAGGAAAGAATGGATATGTTGTTGGCGTAATCAAGGATTTTAATTTTGCCGACCTCACTACGCCCATTTCAGCCTTGCTCATGGCTATTGACCGCAATCAATTTAATACCCTTTCGGTGCGATTTGAAAATGCGAATGTGGAGTCAACCATTGCCAGGTTGGAACAAGAGTGGAATAAACTATTTCCCGAAAAAGCATTTGAGTTTACGTTCCTCGATGAGCAACTGAATCAGCAGTATTCCAATTTTCAGAATTTCGGAACAATCATCCAGGTGTTTACTGCCATTGCTGTTCTCATTTCATGCCTGGGTGTGTACGGTTTGGTGTTGTTTACCGTTAAACGTAAGGTGAAGGAAATAGGTGTGCGTAAAGTGCTGGGTGCCAACGTGGGCAACATCCTGTTATTGATCTACCGCGATTTTGCATTGTTGATTCTCATCGGGTTTATTCTTGCCATTCCTGCCTCATACTACTTCATGAGCGAATGGTTCACCAACTTCATTTACCACACCGATATTGACATTTTTACATATGTGGTTAGTCTTTCACTGGTTTTACTAATTGTATCGCTAACCATAAGCTACCAGGCTATACGTGCCGCACAAGCCAACCCGGTAACTTCATTGCGAAGTGAATAG
- a CDS encoding S46 family peptidase, whose amino-acid sequence MKKRILSLLFVLVFSFVRADEGMWLLYLLGDQVYNEMVKKGLKLTKEQLYSLNKPSVKDAIVIFGGGCTGEIVSKEGLVFTNHHCGYAAIAAASTVENNYLRDGFYAKTKADEIPSPSLSVQFLVRIDDVTKEVEDALKGLSGAERATKLQAISNDIVKRTTDGNNLEARVAPFFRNNQYLLFVYERYRDVRLVGTPPESIGKFGGDTDNWEWPRHTGDFAVFRVYMSKDGKAAAYAPDNVPYKPKYYLNVSTKGVKENDYAMILGYPGSTNRYETSLGVKIKTEIENPAIVNLRDARLKLMFEEMKKSDAVRLQLASNYAAIANYWKFFDGEAQQLLKYDVFGQKKAEEEKFIQWAKGKPEYENVFSEYEKAYKEWWPYTKQRIYLNEGILGSPLAAYAASWQALETALTRDTPSPDEISRVVESLKRTRTIFLQNENKASDQNIIAATSRMFYTDIESSQHPAEFFTRLRTGYGDLSDEQTYKKFAADVFSKTMVFDDAKWEAFMAKPEAAALRDDPAYAYVSAFVKNYNTRFAAKFTEFTHRNNDLSRLYLKGVREMNPGKIMYPDANFTMRLSYGSVKSYRPRDAVFYDYVCTMKGVLEKYKPGDYEFDLPKELLEAAKKKDFGPYKDARTNDLVVNFITSNDITGGNSGSPVLNGNGELIGLAFDGNYEALSHKIAFDKDLNRTICVDIRYVLWCIDKLGGAKHIVDELTLK is encoded by the coding sequence ATGAAAAAGCGCATACTCTCCCTACTCTTTGTTTTGGTGTTCAGCTTCGTCCGTGCTGATGAAGGCATGTGGCTGTTGTATTTGCTGGGCGACCAGGTGTATAATGAAATGGTGAAGAAAGGACTCAAGCTAACCAAAGAGCAGCTGTATAGCCTTAATAAACCATCGGTTAAAGATGCCATTGTTATTTTTGGCGGAGGATGCACCGGGGAAATTGTGAGCAAGGAAGGATTGGTGTTCACCAATCACCATTGCGGGTATGCAGCCATTGCTGCAGCCAGTACGGTAGAGAATAATTATTTGCGCGATGGGTTCTATGCTAAAACCAAAGCCGATGAAATTCCTTCCCCTTCTTTGTCTGTGCAGTTTTTGGTGCGCATAGACGATGTTACTAAAGAAGTCGAAGATGCATTGAAGGGATTGAGCGGAGCCGAACGAGCAACGAAACTTCAGGCTATCTCCAATGATATTGTTAAACGCACTACGGATGGTAATAACCTTGAAGCACGTGTAGCGCCTTTCTTCCGCAATAACCAATACTTATTGTTTGTTTACGAGCGTTACCGTGATGTGCGCCTGGTAGGCACACCTCCTGAAAGCATCGGCAAGTTTGGTGGCGATACCGACAACTGGGAATGGCCACGCCACACAGGCGACTTTGCTGTGTTCCGGGTGTATATGAGCAAGGACGGAAAAGCAGCCGCCTATGCACCTGATAATGTTCCATACAAACCGAAGTATTACCTGAACGTTTCTACCAAGGGTGTAAAAGAGAATGACTATGCCATGATTCTTGGCTATCCGGGAAGTACTAACCGATATGAGACTTCGCTGGGAGTAAAAATCAAAACCGAAATTGAAAACCCTGCCATCGTTAACCTGCGCGATGCCCGCCTGAAACTGATGTTTGAAGAAATGAAGAAGAGCGATGCCGTACGGCTTCAGCTCGCCTCCAATTATGCTGCTATTGCCAACTACTGGAAATTTTTTGATGGTGAAGCACAACAGCTTTTGAAGTACGATGTGTTTGGTCAGAAAAAGGCGGAAGAGGAAAAATTCATTCAATGGGCAAAAGGAAAACCAGAATACGAAAATGTGTTTTCGGAATATGAGAAGGCGTATAAAGAATGGTGGCCTTACACAAAGCAACGCATTTATTTAAATGAAGGCATACTGGGTTCTCCGTTAGCAGCCTATGCTGCTTCATGGCAGGCGCTGGAAACTGCGCTTACACGTGATACACCTTCCCCTGATGAAATCAGCAGGGTAGTGGAAAGTCTGAAGCGTACACGCACAATCTTTTTACAAAATGAAAATAAAGCTTCCGATCAGAACATAATCGCAGCCACCAGCCGGATGTTTTATACCGATATAGAATCTTCCCAGCATCCGGCTGAATTTTTTACCCGTTTGCGCACCGGCTATGGCGACTTGAGTGATGAACAAACCTATAAAAAGTTTGCTGCGGATGTATTTTCAAAAACCATGGTGTTTGATGATGCCAAATGGGAAGCCTTTATGGCCAAGCCGGAAGCCGCTGCTTTGCGTGATGATCCGGCCTATGCCTACGTTTCGGCATTTGTGAAAAATTACAACACACGCTTTGCCGCTAAGTTCACGGAGTTTACACACCGTAACAACGACCTCAGCCGGTTATACCTGAAAGGTGTGCGTGAAATGAACCCGGGAAAAATCATGTATCCCGATGCTAACTTTACCATGCGCCTGAGTTATGGCAGCGTAAAATCATACCGCCCGCGCGATGCTGTGTTTTATGATTATGTGTGTACCATGAAGGGCGTGCTGGAAAAATACAAGCCGGGCGACTATGAGTTTGATTTGCCGAAGGAACTTCTGGAGGCTGCAAAGAAAAAAGACTTTGGCCCCTACAAAGACGCACGCACCAATGATCTGGTAGTAAACTTTATCACCAGCAATGATATTACAGGCGGTAACTCCGGTTCACCGGTACTGAACGGCAATGGCGAACTCATTGGGTTGGCTTTTGATGGAAACTACGAGGCCCTTTCACATAAAATTGCGTTCGACAAAGATTTAAACCGCACCATTTGTGTGGACATCCGCTATGTTCTGTGGTGTATTGATAAGCTGGGCGGAGCAAAGCATATTGTTGATGAGTTGACATTGAAGTGA
- a CDS encoding chromophore lyase translates to MHTLRHHLFLTILTLCVIHARAQQKPDVISLNEAMVKGTSVFGKPIDNQTRCVHWHSELDIIAIKFKCCNKYYPCFSCHEETTDHKPEVWPTKEFTEKAILCGVCGNELAINEYMNCDNTCPKCSSLFNPGCKNHYHLYFETRK, encoded by the coding sequence ATGCATACCCTACGCCACCATCTGTTTTTAACTATTCTGACCCTTTGCGTTATACACGCCAGAGCTCAGCAAAAGCCGGATGTTATATCTTTAAATGAGGCCATGGTAAAAGGCACTTCGGTATTTGGCAAGCCGATAGATAACCAAACCCGCTGCGTTCATTGGCATTCGGAATTGGATATTATTGCTATCAAGTTTAAGTGTTGCAATAAATACTATCCCTGCTTTTCATGCCATGAAGAAACTACCGATCACAAACCAGAGGTGTGGCCCACCAAAGAATTTACAGAAAAGGCCATTCTTTGTGGAGTGTGTGGAAACGAACTGGCCATTAATGAATACATGAACTGTGATAACACCTGCCCGAAATGCTCCTCATTATTTAATCCGGGATGCAAGAACCATTATCATCTGTATTTTGAAACCCGTAAATAA
- a CDS encoding AAA family ATPase, with product MLLPLSRKTKEGKSWYPVRLKRHYIGTGERLIIEIERTQQLDQPHVFQSGKVVNVFCNARNTPEKEHEGGVINYVRDNTMVITLNSDDLPDWIDDALLGVDVMFDEMTYREMEFALKEVIKADKSRIADLREILLGYQLPLTNSRLPVSNNQQLTTSLNGSQLEALNNIVHSEDIAIIHGPPGTGKTTTLVEAIVQTVKDEKQVLVCAPSNAAVDLMVDKLSEAGLNVLRIGHPARVTEQSLSKTLDSRIAMHVHFRELRTMRRRMEQLREMAYKYKRDFGYSERQQRKLLLQEAKALKADADVLEFYIINDLLQNSEVIASTLVGASHPTLRGKRYKSVFIDEAGQALEPACWIPILRAERVILAGDHHQLPPTVKSFEAAKAGLSKTLFEKCIQRHPQTAVMLQTQYRMHEDIMRFSANYFYNNELIAHESVRTGLLEPGISPVDFIDTAGCGFTEAQDPETLSRFNDEEARLLIRQVEKLILHFGVENWNFSIGIITPYSAQVERLIKLAESSDELSTLASFITINTVDAFQGQERDFIAISLVRSNEKSEVGFLGDIRRVNVAMTRAKKKLMIIGDSATLGAHPFYLGLLEYVQTKGFYKSAWEIM from the coding sequence ATGCTGTTGCCGTTGAGTCGGAAAACCAAGGAAGGCAAAAGCTGGTATCCGGTACGGCTAAAGCGTCATTACATTGGAACGGGTGAACGACTTATTATTGAAATCGAGCGTACACAACAGCTCGATCAGCCCCATGTATTTCAATCGGGTAAAGTGGTGAATGTGTTTTGCAATGCCCGCAACACTCCCGAAAAGGAGCACGAAGGCGGAGTGATCAATTATGTGCGCGACAATACGATGGTGATTACCCTAAACAGTGATGACCTGCCCGATTGGATAGATGATGCCTTGTTGGGTGTGGATGTGATGTTTGATGAGATGACTTATCGCGAAATGGAGTTTGCGCTGAAAGAAGTTATTAAAGCAGATAAAAGCCGGATAGCAGATCTCAGGGAAATTCTTTTAGGATACCAACTACCGTTAACCAATAGCAGACTGCCCGTCTCTAACAACCAGCAACTAACAACCTCATTAAATGGAAGTCAGCTTGAAGCCTTGAATAATATTGTACACAGTGAGGATATTGCCATCATCCACGGCCCCCCGGGAACTGGTAAAACCACTACGCTGGTAGAAGCCATTGTTCAAACGGTGAAAGACGAAAAGCAGGTGTTGGTGTGCGCACCCAGTAATGCTGCGGTAGATTTAATGGTGGATAAACTCAGTGAAGCAGGGTTGAATGTGTTGCGAATTGGCCACCCGGCTAGAGTAACAGAACAATCCTTAAGCAAAACATTGGACTCGCGCATTGCCATGCACGTGCACTTTCGTGAATTGCGCACGATGCGCAGGCGCATGGAACAGTTGCGCGAGATGGCCTATAAATACAAACGCGACTTTGGTTACTCCGAGCGGCAACAACGCAAACTTTTATTGCAGGAAGCCAAAGCACTTAAGGCTGATGCAGATGTTTTGGAGTTTTATATCATTAATGATCTGTTGCAAAACAGTGAAGTGATTGCCTCTACGCTGGTTGGCGCTTCGCACCCCACGCTTCGCGGAAAACGATATAAAAGTGTTTTTATTGATGAGGCCGGTCAGGCACTGGAGCCGGCCTGCTGGATTCCAATACTGCGGGCCGAACGGGTTATTCTGGCAGGCGATCATCATCAACTGCCCCCTACGGTAAAATCATTTGAAGCCGCAAAAGCGGGTTTGTCCAAAACCTTATTTGAAAAATGTATTCAACGACATCCACAAACGGCTGTGATGTTACAAACACAATACCGGATGCACGAAGACATCATGCGTTTTTCAGCAAACTATTTTTATAACAATGAATTGATTGCACACGAATCGGTGCGCACCGGATTGCTGGAACCCGGCATTTCACCTGTTGACTTTATTGATACTGCCGGATGTGGCTTTACAGAAGCCCAGGATCCGGAAACACTGAGCCGGTTTAATGATGAAGAAGCCCGCCTGCTAATCAGACAAGTGGAAAAACTGATCCTTCATTTTGGAGTGGAGAACTGGAATTTTTCAATAGGCATTATTACACCATACAGCGCCCAGGTTGAACGACTCATTAAACTCGCAGAATCATCAGATGAACTTTCAACGCTTGCCTCATTTATTACCATTAACACGGTTGATGCTTTTCAAGGACAGGAACGTGATTTCATTGCCATCAGCCTGGTGCGCTCCAACGAAAAAAGTGAAGTCGGTTTTCTGGGTGACATTCGCAGGGTAAATGTGGCCATGACCCGTGCGAAGAAAAAACTTATGATAATTGGTGACAGCGCTACTTTAGGCGCTCATCCGTTTTACCTGGGGTTGCTGGAGTATGTACAGACAAAGGGATTTTATAAAAGTGCCTGGGAAATTATGTAG
- a CDS encoding tetratricopeptide repeat protein produces the protein MLKLVLSIGFLFSCSVLWAQSSSLRGLQRIDSLESVARQLSGEAKVDLLNSMALECASYDERRSNGFTLEALELSEKIGYSKGQALSLIYRALYEQSLGDQEKAGQFYFRGVNLARKAGIKNVEGYGLVKFANFLTIRGQTDSAMLLFNRAYEVLNSTDYQFELSILYKEWSKFYGVQGQREKQLELLNKSYALRKTINRPNLLADIYLQLADYHMEMQEYDRVEYFLQQANYINTLQVHSPDIKNSYKFRSAILQLRQSEYQEALTLLNEVKEYYQSNGLWYEYVATQYEIGYIFSEVGNYELSLSNAYDGLKIAETKGYTYEQAKLLWQLGWVYPYLKQYTLAREFASRSLSLSKKNYYRVLEGTNYNLLGVIFYDTKDYDSSFYYLKQALTIREIINDPLRIASTLNNLGYLMHAQGKYREAIAYQVQSLELETKSNNSIGIAWCNLALGKTYNMMKDFERAAIHLRLAEEMARKAHGVQALHDIYLEMADVAEKTKNTDRSLIYYKRHLQLKDSLYNSSLSNRMASLQVEYSLLQKNQQIELLNKDKELKDAELVVRDSRLRQQQLIILFGSVIFFMLLVASYLVYRNYVKVRSLNFAIQEKTEEIQAQSEELQLSNQTIARINEELESTVEERTRELKQAYKELDTFFYRSSHDFRRPLTTFMGLAEVAKVAVTDPYAITLFEKVNQTARSLDKMLLKLQSISDVGSSELIYKELYVDEVLTAVMNVFSEEIKERNIKVITELNILTPFLSYPALIKVIVENLIENSIVFSSNQSTIRICINSNEDGLTICVEDTGWGIEEKYLNQVFDMYFRAHERSKGNGLGLYIVKKIVQKLRGNIELTSIVNEGTQVSVFLPHQTKAVTAT, from the coding sequence ATGCTCAAACTAGTTTTAAGTATTGGGTTTTTGTTTTCCTGCTCTGTCCTTTGGGCACAGTCTTCCTCTCTTAGGGGTTTACAACGTATTGATAGCCTAGAGTCTGTAGCGCGCCAATTATCGGGTGAAGCAAAGGTTGATTTGCTTAACTCCATGGCGCTTGAGTGCGCATCCTACGATGAGCGTAGGAGTAATGGGTTTACTTTAGAGGCGCTTGAGTTGAGTGAAAAAATTGGCTATTCAAAGGGGCAGGCGTTGTCGCTGATTTATCGGGCATTATATGAGCAGTCGTTGGGCGATCAGGAAAAGGCGGGTCAATTTTATTTTCGGGGGGTTAACCTGGCGCGAAAGGCAGGAATTAAAAATGTGGAGGGTTATGGCCTTGTAAAATTTGCTAATTTTTTAACGATAAGAGGTCAAACGGACTCAGCCATGTTGCTATTTAACCGGGCTTACGAGGTCCTGAATAGCACAGATTATCAGTTCGAGTTATCTATACTTTATAAAGAGTGGTCAAAATTTTATGGTGTGCAAGGTCAGCGTGAAAAGCAATTGGAATTGCTCAATAAATCCTATGCGCTTCGGAAAACTATCAACAGGCCTAATCTTTTAGCAGATATTTACCTGCAATTGGCAGATTACCATATGGAGATGCAGGAATATGATCGTGTTGAATATTTTCTTCAGCAGGCAAACTACATTAATACACTTCAGGTACATAGTCCGGATATTAAGAACAGCTACAAGTTTCGCAGCGCCATTCTACAACTCCGGCAATCGGAATATCAGGAGGCACTCACCCTGTTAAATGAAGTAAAAGAATATTACCAATCAAATGGCTTATGGTATGAATACGTAGCCACACAATATGAAATTGGCTATATTTTTTCAGAGGTTGGAAATTATGAGTTGAGTCTGAGTAATGCTTATGATGGTTTGAAGATAGCAGAGACTAAAGGCTACACCTATGAGCAGGCAAAATTGTTGTGGCAATTAGGGTGGGTTTATCCCTATTTAAAGCAATACACCTTAGCCAGGGAATTTGCTTCAAGGTCGCTTAGTTTGTCAAAAAAAAATTATTATCGAGTATTGGAGGGTACCAACTACAATTTACTGGGTGTTATTTTTTACGATACAAAGGATTACGATAGTTCATTTTACTATCTGAAACAAGCACTCACTATACGTGAAATCATAAATGATCCTCTGCGGATAGCCTCTACATTGAACAACCTAGGTTATTTGATGCATGCACAAGGTAAATACCGGGAGGCAATTGCCTACCAAGTGCAAAGTTTGGAACTGGAAACCAAAAGTAATAATTCCATAGGTATAGCCTGGTGCAACCTGGCATTGGGAAAAACCTATAACATGATGAAGGATTTTGAGCGTGCGGCTATTCACTTACGTTTGGCCGAAGAGATGGCCCGAAAAGCGCATGGTGTTCAGGCGTTGCATGATATTTATCTTGAAATGGCCGATGTTGCAGAGAAAACTAAAAATACAGATAGGAGCCTGATCTATTACAAACGGCATTTACAACTCAAAGACTCCTTGTATAACAGCTCGCTCTCTAATCGTATGGCCAGTCTGCAGGTTGAATACTCCCTTTTGCAAAAGAATCAACAAATTGAATTATTAAATAAAGATAAGGAATTAAAAGACGCTGAATTAGTAGTGAGGGATAGTAGGTTGCGTCAACAACAACTTATTATCCTCTTTGGCTCTGTAATTTTTTTTATGCTTTTAGTGGCTTCCTATCTGGTATATAGGAACTATGTAAAAGTTAGATCTTTAAATTTTGCCATTCAGGAAAAGACGGAGGAGATACAGGCACAATCAGAAGAGTTACAACTTTCTAACCAAACCATTGCCCGTATCAATGAGGAACTGGAGTCTACCGTTGAAGAACGAACGCGCGAGTTAAAACAGGCCTATAAGGAACTAGATACTTTTTTTTATCGCTCATCACATGATTTCAGAAGACCGCTCACTACGTTTATGGGTTTGGCTGAAGTGGCCAAAGTTGCTGTAACTGATCCATATGCAATCACTCTGTTTGAGAAGGTAAATCAAACTGCACGTAGTCTTGATAAAATGTTACTAAAGCTTCAGTCCATCAGTGATGTAGGTTCAAGTGAATTGATCTATAAGGAACTCTATGTAGACGAAGTACTAACAGCAGTGATGAATGTTTTTTCTGAGGAAATCAAAGAAAGAAATATTAAAGTTATTACGGAACTAAATATCCTTACTCCTTTTTTATCCTACCCTGCGCTGATTAAAGTTATTGTTGAGAACTTAATTGAAAATTCGATTGTATTTTCCAGCAATCAATCAACGATCAGAATTTGCATCAATTCAAATGAGGATGGCCTTACGATATGCGTTGAGGATACGGGTTGGGGAATTGAGGAGAAATACCTTAATCAGGTTTTTGATATGTATTTCCGTGCGCATGAAAGGAGCAAGGGCAATGGGTTGGGTCTTTACATCGTCAAGAAGATTGTTCAAAAATTAAGGGGCAACATTGAGTTAACCAGTATTGTAAATGAAGGTACGCAGGTATCTGTTTTTTTACCCCACCAGACTAAAGCAGTAACTGCTACATAA